The following DNA comes from Theileria parva strain Muguga chromosome 3 map unlocalized ctg_531, whole genome shotgun sequence.
GTAATGAAAGAATACATTagagaatattttatttatttcttaAGTTTGGAGATATGTTTCTGGAGGAAGACCAGAGCTTCAGATTCCTCACCAAAATCCTTGACCGCAACACTCGTGGCGCCTACGATTTTGCGGGGCTTGCCCTCTATGTCGTACTTACACAAACCAGACCACTGTCCCAAAGTCTTGGAATCCACATCAGTTTCAATCAGAGGAATTGAGTGTTCCTTGCAAAGAGCTTGTACAAGTTTAACGTAAGCAGGCTCTGAGCAACCTTTAGAGAGAAAGCATACTTGGGCAGTCTTGGAATCCAACGCCTTTGCTACCTCATGGAGGCCTCTTACAAGCCCACCATGTGATAGTGAAAACAATAGTACTTTCTGGATCGCCGTGGATAAATCTGTAACCTGTTCATCCTCGTCCATATAGTTAATGACCTCTGGGGATCCGTCTTCAGCCATTTTTACGAATTAATTACTATTCACAaactttttattatttttattttattttaggcAAAATTAACTGTAAATCATTAATGATGCCTTGGGATTAGTAAACATATACAAATAGAATTATCGttactaattatacttGCTGACAGGTTTGAAGATATATCAAGTGAACTATGTTATTGTGGTGTAATAATTGGCATTAAATAGTAACCCACTTAAGTGGCGCCagaatagtatataataaagatATTTAGAgagaaaatataaatataaagcACTATTTAATGAGTGGTTACTTTTGTAGAGAATGGGGCTATTCACACCCTCTCTTTAACAAATAGTCCCTCAATTCCCTTTTCGTTTTACACCTTAATAATCTAAGTTAAAAACACATTTCAAAGGAGATTCctttatttatattctcAATTAGTTAATTCCACATCcacacatttattaaactaattttcaCCCAGGATTCCATAAATAAAAATCGACTAACTATAatgtatatttaaataattaaaaaattattgtgttTTAGTCATTTCGTGACTGAACCTAGGTAGAAATTTGAAAAAGAGAACTCAAGAAAAGCAAAAGTCGGTGATCCCTGAATAACCATGTTACTGTGACGACTTGAATCCCTTGTGAGATCATTAGCGAATATTGTCCTAAAACTAACtcaaaatttcaaatgCTGCAGTTCTAAATTCTTAAAATCCTTATCATTGAGATCATAGCAAAAATCAGTAATTATTCCAACGTGTTATCAAAAGTTCATTCATCTTCTTGTAACCACTCAATAAATGGTGCTATGGTTTCCTTCGCCCTGAggaaaatgttattaaGGTTTCCGGAGTGACGGTTACTCTTGTTATAGTATCTGATAAAGTCAGATCCTTCCAAAATGTCATGTGAGTATAGAAGCTGTGAATAGTATGggtaatttgttatttctTGTGGGTTCGACTGGAAAATGAAATATTCAAGTGCTGTTATCTTTTCCTTCGGTGTCATTGAATATCCAGTTGCTGCCTTTACCAGTTGAATCCTATCCTTGAAGAGTTCGAGTGTGAGAGGTACGTCAGAGTTGAAAATGGCTGAAAGGGCTATGAACATGCGGCTGACGTTGTCAAAGCCTTGAGAAATCTGAAGCATGTGAAGTTCTTCTGAAAAGTCTTCGCAAGTCCTATCACCTTTCTCCAAGAAACAGCGTAATCTTGTGGCAATTTCAGACAATTCCGGACTCTCTACGGATAAGTCCTCAAGCTTCTCAACCTTGTCAATTTTCTCAGATTTCTCAGATTTCTCGGATTTTTCAGTTTTTTCAGACTTTTCCACCTTTTCAGGTTTCTCTGACTTATCGGacttttcatttttttcaGATTTACTTGGGTCACGGTGCTTCTTAGACTTCTCAGACTTCACAACTGTGTTATTGGCCACACCATTTGTTGGCTCCTTTGAACTAGAACCCTCCTTCGTCATCTTAGCTGTGTTGATTGGGTTCTTGATCATATAACTTGCGGCTTTGTGAGTCATGTCCAAAGTGCCCTTGTGACCGCAAGCGTTACATGAGCATAGGAGCTCACCGCGCTTAACGAATAGTTCTATTTCAGGCAACTGGCAGTTTTGACATAGCACATACAACTCTATGAACTTGTCCAACACGCCTGCAAGTGTAGTATCAGTGTGAGCTCCGTTTATCAATGCTTTCTCTTCCGACTCCTCAAACTTCGACATAGCACCCAATTCACATCCAAAGAACTTTGTTGCGTAAGTTGGAGGTCTTTTCAGTGCGCGAGCTATATCTCCCATGTTAGATATGTTAGTTTTAGTACCGTTTCCGCGGCCCTCGATCCTGGATTGGATTCTGGGCATTTTATAACGGTAATTGGGATCGTCTCGATATCGGGGAATGTTAACGTAAGACATTTTGCTAATCAATCCATTACTCAAATTCAGAGATTAAAATGACCTATGTTACATGAACAGTTTTCTGCAAATGACGACCAAAGGCATTATAAAAAAACTATACAATATTGTAAAGTCttaatttaaaaagtaTTAAATGCCTATCActaaaactttaaaataacCCTATTTACTTAAAATATGTCATGCCaggttaaattattaatctGCAACcatgtaaattaataatttccGTAAGTGTTGTGAAAATAGATTCGGGAATAATCAGACTGAATATTGGAACAGAATAGTCTCGAGTTTTCTTCATGAGaactattaaaattttaaattaaaaaatacgaTAATTACATTAATAATACTTATTGATGGAATTTTTATTCGCATACCCAATAATCACCACAATAAGAAGCCAACTTGCTCAACCCGGATATTACAGAATTCTTCCCGTTAAATACTTTTCCCTCTTGTTACACTATCCTTGGATAAAATTTGTTTGTTTCTTCCCCTGTTTAACTCTAAACTtcttgtttatttttaccttACACATGCCCACCATAACCTTTTGCATTCTTCCATAAAGAATTGAGAATCCAATCCAAATTTTGGTGTTTAGTATTtactttttataaaattttaattttaacttagTTTAATCCAGAtttattcttaaattttaaaaatttatttttgacATCATGTAATGtgtttattaaaaatcTTCCTGGCTATTCTTTCACTTTAAATTGACTgaaaatactatttattgtatataatttataattagtgaaaaattatttcaaatgTTTTGATTAATAAGCTtctattatataattgCTAGACAATCACTCGAATTAAGAGATTTAATTGGTTCAATACCTTATGTTTAACCTTTTACCCTATTCAATGTTATTAttgttgtaaaattaacgTAGAATACAAACAATGtgtcaattatttacttgttatatacaatatcaTTACATCAATGGGGAAATTACTATAGATTTTATTCGTAATACTTTTGcttgtaaattatcataattCACAAAAGATGTATATTATTCTGTAAATGGATGATGATGAACTTATCCAAACCCTTGAGTCGCTTAACCTTAGACCTACCAAAGTTGAAAAAGGAAGATTTGGTGAATCTTATTTCACAGACGAATCAACTGGAGGGAAATATATAATCCCATCCAAAAGACCAGATGGAACTTATAGAAAGGAGATTAAGATAAGGCCTGGCTACGTTCCACCggtattttaattgttttaaaattattctttaGGAGGAACGTCAGCTTTATGTTCCATTACACAGAAGAACCCAAACCAATCAGGACTGTACACCTCCCaataattcaaattttaatgaatcGAACAATAAATTGAGTAATAAAGAAGAGTTAAATAAAACTGAACCTAAGAAGGAACACAAAACTTCAAGTCTAGGATCTAAACAAACTGTTACATCTggattaaaaaataactcaaaACCGCCAAAACAGTCAAAATATAATAGTCGCAACAGAAAACCTCCCcctaataataattcaaaCCCTAAAGATGATAAAACAACTTCTGAACCAAATAAAAATGGTGAAAATAAGAATAAGGTTACCAATTCTGGtaagaaaattataaataatgggTAATATCAGGATTTTAATCTTCATCCAaatcataaatttaacagtAATATGTACCCGATCTATGATATCCGActttcaataaattaaataaatgtaaaaataacacataaagattattattttagttgtACTTTACTCTTGTTCTTTATTTACTGGGTGTGTTCACCTTCATTTTTCACCcttaactaatttttaccTATAAAAATCTTGTTAATATCACTACCGATAAGttataattttagattGCCACACCATTTTCTTTTTGGTAAGTATTCATATTAATATGTAgtgttaatataaatagttaatgttgttttttagtatttaaattttttatatacatacATTATATTGAACCAATTggttaatttatcaaattatctcgaaaataaaattacaagaTTTGAGGGAGTTCCTTTTGTTGAAGAAAGTAGTTTAAATGATGGACATTTCCATAAGTCACTTTCACCTAAACTGAGTGactcattttttatcacatatttgataataaacTATCTTATACAAAGTATTGATCCTAAATCTATAAGAATACAATcattatttgtatatttcACTCTCAAAAGTTTTACACCTGTTTTAATTTGCATCAGGAGGTTTAGTCACGACAGTGAAATTGGTACATATGATTGGTATAGAGTTGGAGGATTAAGAAAAAACGAATGGATAAGTTTAGATTTTCAGGGAGATCCCATGAAAGTCGTACAAAAAACaggaaataaaattaaaagcATACAAGAAAGCAGGATTTTTGGTTATGATACACTAAATAGTCCATTATTTGGGTTCACAGTCCTATTAGGATTACTGATTGGTCTTTGCATTGGAGTGTTTTTCTCAAGgaaattaattaacatGTTGAGAAGagatattaattatataaggGGATTATTTGGTTAGTAACTATTAagattttgaaaatgacAAGAGTTATAAAATCtgtttattataaattcattattaGACCTTTTGATATAAGGTTAAATAGCATAAGGTATGTTATCGTGAATGTATAGTGTTTGAAATTGAACATATTTGTTCCTATCTAATTTAGTCTAATTAAGTATGGATTTACAACGATCTATCTAGTGATATCTGGATGTGTATATTACAGATTTTGTTTCATTTTATCGATTTAGCTGGAAATAACAACTCTTATGAAGTTGGACAAGGTAGTAATATCGAATCATCAGTGAAGGtgatattaatttaattgatAATATAGCTATGGGGTCCATGGCTGagattataattttatactaaatGTGAGATATTTCAACTAATAATGATATGAGcaaatgataaatatcATGGAAAACAGGTATCTATTAAATGTTCATAAACTAGTGAGCTAAATAACAGTATATCAAGTTATACAtcttgttaaaattgttggTTAATGAGTAAAATACTAATGAATGTGATAATATCCAAAAATGATCATGGTAATGATAAAGTATCATGACATACACTACTAGGTTGTAAATTGAAACATTTGATTAGATAAATCAAAGAATGTAACGAGTTTTAATCATATCACTAGACCCATTAATGATATAACGGCCTAGCAAAATGACGTCGAGTAGTTACAAGGACGACGTTGAACACAGTAGAGCCAATCGGTACTCTAGTCTGTACCATGATTGGTTCATGATTGGTGTAGGATGTTTTACATACTTTTTGGTTGGTCTATCACTTACTCTGGTTTATGTACTATGTGAGTTGgattattttatgttaTCTGGTTTATTTCGTATTCAGAGATTCTTTTCAGATGATGCATATTACTTCAGTAAACAGCTAACATTAATGTATGGTGTTATTGGATTCACCCTTACATTACTTATTGGACCAATTGGTAAAGTCGCGTGTATATTGTGGTCTTGGGTACTAACACTGACATATCTTGTGATTGGAACATACTCGTACTTGATTGGATTTACACAGTACGGGAAGCTCTTAATTAGATCAATGAGCATCATATCACTCATAACACACATCCTTATGTGTAACTTCATATTCTTCCTATTTGATCCAATGCAAAGTGGTCATACCAAGACTAATGAAAGTGTCTCATCAGACCATAACGGCAAACACTCTTCAGTTATTGGTCCATACGGATCACTTGTATACTATAGGGTAATATTGTTTCTCGTCGGATTTTTTCTCGGATCACCAATTGTCTCATTTGTCCTGAGGATGAGTCTGTCGGTTACTACATTCTCTGAAAAGGACCCAGTAATGTCTTCAGTTGATTTGTGCAGAATAATGATGCTGATGTTCTCAATAACCGTCACGGCCAGTACATTCCTGACGCTCACGTTCTCAAATGGCCTAAGTCCAAAAACAGATCACATTTGGTTTCCATTCCGAATGATATCTTACAGGACATTTAAGAAGACAATGTTTAACTTCTTTGACCTAGAGTTGCTACTTGTGGTATGGATCGTCAATCCTCTCATCATGACTCTAATTCCATACACAACTAGGATCCACTTCGAGTTTCACAAATTCTCACTAGTTCACAGGTTATTGTTCTCAATGTTTATGATTGGGATAATGGTACTCATGCATAGAGATATACTCTACAGCTGTATCAGTACcattaaactaattaatgCATCTATATTCAACATACTGTATACTGATGGATACACACAGATATATGATGAACATCTTAGGAAGGAACCAGTATCAACAACTCCATATTCTAACTACACTGTGAGAACTTCTGAAAGTGATTCAACACCTATGGTAGTTCCTAATGAGATTTCAATTCCTTCAGTTGTGTCATATCCATATCTTGAGAATGGCTGGGATgatgttgaaaatgaagataaaaaaCTCTTATTGAGGTCATTCAGCATACTTCAATCACTTCAAAGACTAACACACTACATTAATACTGGAGGTGATATGTATATCCATAACATCTTCTGTGACCCAGAACTATCACTGTGTAAACCACCCATAGATAAGTCTGAAGATCTATCAGAGACCAATCCTGATGACCCAATGAAAACCACAGTCTTTCTACTGAATGAGTACAGAAGTGAGCTGTTGTCAATGGTTGGTAGTACAATCAATAGATACAAACTTGAGAAGAATTCTTTTGTATAtgatattaattatttttactactTTTCTTCCGTTCAAATTGATGGTTCTGAtttggaatattttaattcggttttttcaaatattaaacaatttaatgCTTCAATACGACCTATTGCAGATCCAACATCAGTTCTTTCCACTAAAATTACTTATTCTAGTCCTTACCCGGATTTAATTATGAACGACATTGAAACATATATTTCTTTGGTTCAAAAAAAATTAGGCTTATTTGATCAAATTTGTTCtgaaatttgtaaaattgaaGAAACGCTAAAATTCCTAAAATCAACTTGTATCTTCTTTGAATCCGTTTTTTTAACAGTTGCATTGGTCCATTGCGCTATTCTTGGAGAATTTTcaatttgtttatttgaAGACCTCATTCTTCAATTATCAACATATATAACTATTACAGACAAATCAAATATTGGTTGTATTCTTAGTCACGTAGAAAAGATTTCACTTTCTGCactttatttaaaaatcaaaatttgtGAATTATCTGATTCAAAAgagttttataattttttaaccaaattaaaTGACATAAACTGTAGCATAGAACATATATTGTATCTCATATGTACTGTTGAAACAAAATTGGCAAAGATTAAAACTAGtatagaaaaattattgaaacTTAAATCCCAATTGTCATTACTATTAAATGGGATTTGGTCacaaaataattgtaaagTTATTTGTTCTAGAATTCAAGAATTAAATACCTGTTCTCTGGATTTTACTCatactaaaattactttGCTTTGTTTATACTCGTTAATCCCACAagagataaaatttttaaaatgttttgtATCTGTAATAGAATCTTTTTTAGAATCAACATTTGATTCCACTCGGAAAATTAATTGCTGTCTAACGGAAAATTTGGTCAAGAATGAGTCTCAAATTACATTATCTGACCAATCACTAAGGTCAACCATTCTTATTCAGTCCATATCTAGCTTGTCCAAACACttaaatgaatttttatgGGTTTTAATCTCACACAAGTCATTTGAagaatgtaaattttttatgGCGTATTTGTCGAAATTGGCCACTTTCacatacaaaattaaagataTTCTTGAAACTGTGAATTGTTGTTGTGTTTGTTGTCataaaactatttttaaCGATATCTATAAAGAGTCACTTAaagatatattaaataaccataaaaaatttaatccTCATTCACAATTATATATGAccaaaattattgaaaactATGGAAATCACTTATGTCTTTGCCTAGTCATAGATCATTTATTACTACCAACTATTGAAATAACCACAGGCTACTTTGTTGACATtgtatttgattttttatataacatATGTAGaatttttgataaatattcttACACAACACGTCaaattattgatatttCAAAGTTTATCCTTTTATTAATcgtttttatttataaaattgtaatttcAATTGAAAAAAGATACCTATGCAAATGTGACAGATCAACGTGCTGTAAAGGTGGCAATAGAAATAGTTTTTGTACTTGTTGTTCACCTAAAAAAGTCCAATGCTGCTATTGCGCAGAGAGTAAAGCTGACTGTAATTGTTGTTGtaaagaaaataataaaaaatgcTGTCCAGAACGATGTTCCAACGGTCGTAATTGTGAATGTTGTAGGTGTTGTTGTATTTGTTTTTGCAGATCATCAAATGatccaaattattattacttcGTATCACTGATTCTTTATTTATCCCACTTTTTAGAAGAAGTATTCACTTTTGACAATGAAACAATTAGAATAGCAACAGAATATTTGTCAAGTTTGATTAGCGAATTTGATTTGATggattataaaaaaattattaagaAGTTAGATAAGATAAGAATCACTAAGTTACCagaaaagataaaaatgcTAATATCTACTTCTACTGATATATCAACTTTGATCCTACAAAATAACAACCATACTTTAATTTTGAGCATACTTTCAAGATATCAAAGAAAGCTAGTTAACGGttcaataaaaaattattatgaaACATTTGCGTTAGTGCCAAATGTTGCAATAATTAGTCCAAATTTTACTTTGTTTTATCAAGATCTTTCAGGcttaacacattttattattaacagtaatgaattttcattaaaaacaaaaatattcGTAAAACGTTC
Coding sequences within:
- the RPS12 gene encoding 40S ribosomal protein S12, translating into MAEDGSPEVINYMDEDEQVTDLSTAIQKVLLFSLSHGGLVRGLHEVAKALDSKTAQVCFLSKGCSEPAYVKLVQALCKEHSIPLIETDVDSKTLGQWSGLCKYDIEGKPRKIVGATSVAVKDFGEESEALVFLQKHISKLKK
- a CDS encoding Domain found in IF2B/IF5 family protein, yielding MSYVNIPRYRDDPNYRYKMPRIQSRIEGRGNGTKTNISNMGDIARALKRPPTYATKFFGCELGAMSKFEESEEKALINGAHTDTTLAGVLDKFIELYVLCQNCQLPEIELFVKRGELLCSCNACGHKGTLDMTHKAASYMIKNPINTAKMTKEGSSSKEPTNGVANNTVVKSEKSKKHRDPSKSEKNEKSDKSEKPEKVEKSEKTEKSEKSEKSEKIDKVEKLEDLSVESPELSEIATRLRCFLEKGDRTCEDFSEELHMLQISQGFDNVSRMFIALSAIFNSDVPLTLELFKDRIQLVKAATGYSMTPKEKITALEYFIFQSNPQEITNYPYYSQLLYSHDILEGSDFIRYYNKSNRHSGNLNNIFLRAKETIAPFIEWLQEDE
- a CDS encoding Mago binding family protein, with amino-acid sequence MDDDELIQTLESLNLRPTKVEKGRFGESYFTDESTGGKYIIPSKRPDGTYRKEIKIRPGYVPPEERQLYVPLHRRTQTNQDCTPPNNSNFNESNNKLSNKEELNKTEPKKEHKTSSLGSKQTVTSGLKNNSKPPKQSKYNSRNRKPPPNNNSNPKDDKTTSEPNKNGENKNKVTNSGKKIINNG
- a CDS encoding putative integral membrane protein yields the protein MKVVQKTGNKIKSIQESRIFGYDTLNSPLFGFTVLLGLLIGLCIGVFFSRKLINMLRRDINYIRGLFG
- a CDS encoding putative integral membrane protein; the encoded protein is MTSSSYKDDVEHSRANRYSSLYHDWFMIGVGCFTYFLVGLSLTLVYVLCELDYFMLSGLFRIQRFFSDDAYYFSKQLTLMYGVIGFTLTLLIGPIGKVACILWSWVLTLTYLVIGTYSYLIGFTQYGKLLIRSMSIISLITHILMCNFIFFLFDPMQSGHTKTNESVSSDHNGKHSSVIGPYGSLVYYRVILFLVGFFLGSPIVSFVLRMSLSVTTFSEKDPVMSSVDLCRIMMLMFSITVTASTFLTLTFSNGLSPKTDHIWFPFRMISYRTFKKTMFNFFDLELLLVVWIVNPLIMTLIPYTTRIHFEFHKFSLVHRLLFSMFMIGIMVLMHRDILYSCISTIKLINASIFNILYTDGYTQIYDEHLRKEPVSTTPYSNYTVRTSESDSTPMVVPNEISIPSVVSYPYLENGWDDVENEDKKLLLRSFSILQSLQRLTHYINTGGDMYIHNIFCDPELSLCKPPIDKSEDLSETNPDDPMKTTVFLLNEYRSELLSMVGSTINRYKLEKNSFVYDINYFYYFSSVQIDGSDLEYFNSVFSNIKQFNASIRPIADPTSAYLIKFVLKFVKLKKR